A genomic window from Silene latifolia isolate original U9 population chromosome Y, ASM4854445v1, whole genome shotgun sequence includes:
- the LOC141634058 gene encoding small ribosomal subunit protein uS17-like gives MAEQTEKAFLKQPKVGISSKNTGKGKRPGKGGNRFFKSIGLGFKTPREAVEGTYIDKKCPFTGNVSIRGRILVGTCHSAKMQRTIIVRRNYLHYIKKYQRYEKRHSNIAAHVSPCFRVKEGDHVIIGQCRPLSKTVRFNVLKVIPAGSASGGKKAFTAM, from the exons ATGGCGGAACAG ACTGAGAAGGCCTTCCTCAAACAACCCAAGGTTGGAATCTC GTCGAAGAACACAGGCAAAGGTAAGAGGCCAGGAAAGGGAGGAAACAGGTTCTTTAAGAGTATTGGTTTGGGATTCAAGACTCCTCGTGAAGCAGTTGAAG GAACTTACATTGATAAGAAATGCCCCTTCACTGGCAATGTTTCAATCCGTGGACGTATCCTTGTCGGTACTTGTCATAGTGCCAAGATGCAAAGGACTATCATTGTTCGCCGTAACTACCTTCACTACATTAAGAAGTACCAAAG ATATGAGAAAAGGCACTCCAACATTGCAGCACATGTTTCTCCTTGCTTCCGTGTTAAGGAGGGAGACCATGTTATCATTGGACAGTGCAG GCCTTTGTCAAAGACAGTCAGATTTAATGTCTTGAAGGTCATTCCAGCTGGGTCTGCTTCTGGTGGAAAGAAGGCTTTCACTGCCATGTAA